The sequence TTGGCAGAAAGACAGTGGGGAGGAAACAGACCATTCTTTCTTTCGACAGCTGTATTGGCGTCCTGAGCTGTTTGCTAAATACGACTTAGCACAGGAGCACACGCTTTCCGGTGGGGTAGGTACCAACCGTGAGCAGGTAAGTGCCACGCGTTACGAGGGAACTCGTCGTTTGTATAACCTCTACGCTTATGCACAGCACGAATGGAGCCGAGGTCGGTGGCATATGCATACGGGGGCGCGCTTCGACCATCATAGCATTTATGCAGGGCAGTTGTCGCCCAAGTGGGGGATTCGCTACAATCAAGACCGCTGGAGCCTGCGTGCGTCTGTGGGGCGGGGCTATAAAGCACCTGATTTCAGGCAGCTGTATTTGAACTTTACAAATAATGCAGCCGGTTACACGGTGTTGGGCACCGAAGAGGTGCGCCAAGGAATGGAGCGACTATTGGCGCAAGGCTTGATTGCTGAAATACTATTGCCTCCTTCACAGGTGGCAAGCTTGAAGCCCGAGCGCTCTTGGGCGTTGAATGTAGGAGGGGAGTGGAGACCTCTGCAAAAGATGAAAGTGGATGTCAATCTTTTCCGAAACATGTTACAAGACATGATAGACACGCAGCCTGTGGCAAGAAGAAATAATGGGCAGTTCGTTTACAGCTACCGCAATTTGCAAGAGGTAATCACACAAGGCGTGGAACTCAACGTTACATATAAACTAAGCACCTATTGGCGCTTGAGTGCAGGCTATCAGTATCTCGATGCTTTTGAGCCTTCGGTAAAGGAGCGCATTCGTGCCGGCGAGATATATAAGCGTGATGCTCAAACGCTGGTTTCACGACGCGTAAAACCCGAAGAGTATGGGGGTTTGTTCAATCGTTCACGGCACAGTGCCAATTTAAAAGTGTTTTACACGCATCCTCGGTGGGAGGCTACTATGCGTTTGATTTACCGCGGGCGCTACGGCTGGGGCGATGCCAACGGCAATTTGATTTTGGACGACAAGTCGGAGTATGTAGATGCTTATGTGCTTTGCAACATGAGTTTTATGTACCACCTGCGGCGCTATACTTTGCAGGCAGGAATAGACAATGCTACTGATTTCCGTAATGAGGCTTTTGTGCCTGCCTTAGCACCACGCACTTTCTGGTTTGCTTTTCAATTTGACATTACCAACCATAAAAAGTAGTTCTCTATGATGTTAAAACAACGTTTCGATTTGCCCACGCTTTTATTGTGGGGGGCGCGCTTTGCCCTAGGTGCCCTGATGATTTGGGGCGGCTTGCATAAGTTTGAGCCACAGCCTACCGCTCAGGAAGCTTTGCAGCGTATCATGGAAGTAAGCCAAAAGCATCCGGACAAAAGCTCACTGATGCTTTATATCTATGGCATGAAGCAAAGCGGCTTTGCTTGGCAACTTTTGGGGTTGGCTGAACTTATAGGGGGCGTCCTGCTTTGCTTGCAAGGCACCGCTTTGTTGGGGAGTGCCGTGCTCTTGCCTATTACCTTGCATATCTTTTTGTTCCATCTGTTCCTGGAGCCAGATGAGCCGGGTGAGGTGCTGATGTCCGGGCTTTACTTCTTAGCAAACCTCCTGTTTATAGGCATACATTACAAGCAGTGGAAGCACTTGCTTTGGATTAAGCCATGGAAGTCAGCAAATGAAAAGCAGGAGGTAAAAGTTTAGGCTTTTGAATTTCAACCAAAAATAAACGTAAGTACTATGACTACAAACATCACAAAAATTGCAGGGATTGTGCTGGTAGCCGTTGCGCTCACTGCCTGCAAAAAAGACGACGCCCCGGCACCTGTCAGCAAAGCCGAGGCAAAGACCATTACCAATTTACATGCCCCCAATGACGTGATAGATCGCCAGACGGGGCAGGTGGTAGAGAAGAAGCCCTTTGTAAAGTTCTCTTTTGCCAAAGGGCAAGCCGTTGCCGACGGTGAGGCATGGGATATTGCTTTTAAGGGAACCACCATCATCGTAAATGGTGGCAGCACCACCTTGGATGAGGTAACAAGAAACGGGCAAGCTGCTGCCGCTATATTAACCGCTGTCTTCGATGAGGTGAAAGCAGTACCCGAAGCGACTGAGTGGAAGCAAGACAGCAATGAGAATTACGCCATACCCAGGGGGGGTGGCAACGGTTGGTATAACTATAACCCCCAAACCTATGTGATTAGCCCTATCCCTGGGCGTGTCTTATTGTTTAGAGATGCGGCGGGCAAAGGATATGCCAAGGTGGAGATTTTGAGTTACTACAAAGATGCGCCTGCCAATCCTAACCCTTTCCAAAACGAGTCGGCTTATTATACATTCAGATATGTATATCAGCCTGCAGGGGTACAGTTTGAATAAGGCTTAATGATGAAGAAGTAAATACAAAAGGGGCAGCCTCTTGGGCTGCTCTTTTTTATCCTTTATGCTGTATGCTGTACAAATACACTTCATTTCACCCCACGCCACATGCTCTTGGTTGGTCATTTTTTGGAAGTTATGTATATTGAATGGCTGATATTTTTCCTCAAGAAAGCTACTTAATAGTTATGCGCACACTGTTGATTGGGATAGTCCGTTTTTATCAGGTGGCTATTTCGCCTTGGTTCCCGGCGGCATGCCGCTATACGCCCACCTGTTCACAATACATGGTAGAAGCAATTCAAAAACATGGTGCATGGCGTGGCGTATGGCTTGGGTTGAAGCGCATCGGGCGCTGCCATCCTTGGGGAGGGTATGGTTATGACCCTGTGCCCGAAAAAGAAGACAAGACAGGCAGCGGAAAAGGCTAAAAGTTTTGGATGGAGTGCCGGCTGTTGTCATCAATATAAAATGCGATATCAGGACTAGTACCCTTATCAGTGTTGCCCAATAAGTCTTGTCGCATGGATATAGTGAGTTTTGCCAGCTCTTCTGATAGCTTGTCTGCCTCTATGCTGCTTATGTTTTGGTCTTTGAATATAAAGGCTACATTTTTTAGAAAAGAATTGTAAGCCTTCAGTACAGGCAAAGAGGCAACAATAGATAACTTATGAGTAATGAACTCGAGGCGTTTTAAGTCTTGAGCAGAAAGATGCTCTTGTATAGAGTACTTTTCCAGTGTGTGGATGATTTCTTTATACACCTCCGACTTCATCTCCAGGTATTTTGTCTGCTGCTCTTTGGACAACTCAAGCTCTGTTTGTTTGTTTAACAGCAGTGCCGTGATGGAAACTGTTGCCAGTGTGCCCAAAATGATGAGGATGAACTCCTGCAAGAATGGATTGGTTATGTGTGTGTAGCCATAGCGCAAAAACAAATAGGCGACAGCGAATAAAAATATGTTCAGCGCATAGTATCCGAGGGCACTTTTTTGCATAGCCTTAATACCTTATATAAATAAAGGTTTAAAAATCATAGCCCAAAGTGAAATAATAGCGAGGCTTATCCGATACAATGAAATCGTTTACACTCCACGCGGCATCTACTTTTAAATAGTATCCCAGTAAATAGGTGCGCACTCCCCAGCCGAAGCCCATGAGATAGGGGTTTTTGTAGTTGCGTACAATGACCTCAAAGGTTTGTCCGTCGCGTACAATATAGGTGTTGATGTCGTTGTTGCGCTCCCATGGACCTCTGTCGTTCCATGTGGCACCAGCATCATAAAAGCCTATGAACTGCAGGTTGCGGAAAAATCTGGACTTCACCGTTTCGCGGAAGATATATTTTATCAAAGGCAGGCGCAACTCAGCATTGAATACGAAGAACTGCCTGCCAGAGGCGGCGTTATAGTCGAAACCGCGCAGGTTGGTAGCGAACTCATGGAAAAGCAGGTCGGAATTGCCTATGCCGGGTTCGACCCTTAGTGGGTTGCCGCTTAGGCTACCGCCACCGGTTTGTGCTCCCATCCAGTTGTCCATGCCGCCCAGCATGAATTGTTTCGGTGCTTTGCCGCCAAAATGCCCATAAGCAAAGCGGGTAGCCAAGACAATTTCACGGTCCAGAGACTGATAGTGGCGCAGGTCTACAAACAACTTATCGAAGCTTTTTTCTATGTTGCCTCCCATACCCAAGTTCTGCTCGTAGCTTACCATGGCGCGGCTTCCTTGCAACATGTTCATGCCGGATGAAACGGTATTGTCGAACACCAATTGTCCTTTCAGGTGTACGTAATCGTCGCGCACATCGGGGTTAGACAATACGCCTATGTCGGTAAAACGCGTGTTCATGTATCCGGCAAAACCTTCCATGCGCAGCGCATTGGTAAAGGGTAGGGCGATGCGTCCCACGATTTTATTTAAAGAATAGCGGTGAATCAGGTCGCTGTTCGATACAAAAATGCTTTTTCTGTCGTAGCGGGCGCCTACATCTATGCGTTTGCCCAAATAGTTGTATTCAGCAAAATAGTTGCTGCTTTTCAGGTCGGTGATGCCCAGAATGCCCGCGTGGAAGTTGTGGTTTTCGAGCATATCGGCAAGGCGCACCTCAAACAACAGCCCGAAGCCCCGCAGAGGGTCTATAAGAGGGGTGGTTACGGTTTGTTCTGCCGTAAAGCGTGGCTCATAGGGAAATACCCCTTTAATGGTAACCTCTTTTTTGGAGCTTTGTGCTTTCTTTATGAGGCGGCTGATTTGATTTTGTTCATTTTGACGGTTGCTTTGTTTGAATTCTTTGACAATCTGTGGGTCAAACACATAATTGTCGAAGGACCAGTTTTCTGGGTCATAAGCAGGTAGCGTGTCTTGCGCGATTTTTTGAAGACTATCGGCGGAGAAGTTATTGACAGGGGGCGCGTCTTTTTTCTTTTGGGGCGTGCTGGCACGGTAGCCTTTGCTTCGGAGCAACTGTAGGCGGTAGGTCTCGGGAGCAGCTGCTTTGGGCGAGAGTTCGGCATTACGGTCCAACACCAAGCGCTCTTTGAGTTTACGACTGCCGAAATAGCGGATAGCAAGATTGCCTTGCGCCACACTGAAAGCACGCAGGTCGTGCAGGCTGTTGGTCAATATTTCTTGTTTGCCATTTTGCAGATTGAGCCTGTACAGATTGTTGATGCCATTCTCATTGCTTAAATAATATACCCATTCCAAGTCGTGGCATTCTGGTTGTGTTTCTTGGGCATTGGAATAGGTAAGTTGCGTAAGCAGTTCTTCCGATATCTTGGGGTTGTAGAGGAAAAGATTGTAGTCGTCGTTTAGGTCTTTGTAAGTAGCGGGCGGCAGATTGAGCGTATCGTTGGGGCGGTTCGAAGAAAAGATGATGATGTCGTTGGAGTTGCCTACAAATACGGGGTCACGGTCGTCGTAAAGGTCGCTTGGAGTTACTTTTTTCAAAAACTGTTCCTTAGTGTTGTAAATATACACGTCGTTTACCCCCGATTCTATGTTGGCAACCCCGCGGCGGTCGGCGCTGATGGCAAAGTGGGTGGCATCGGCAGAGATGTCAAAGCCCACGATTTGGTTGAAGAACTCGAACGTTTGCGCATACACGGGTTTCTTTTTGCGGCGTTTGTCTAAATGAAAGACCTCAATACGCGACTTGCCTTTTTTCATGAAAGCCACTCCCAGCTTGTGGTTGTCGGACCACGCAATGAGGGGGATTTGTTTGTTGAAACGTTGAGTATATACTTGAAAACCACCCCGCATGATTACTTTTTTGCGTTGGCGGCGCAGGTCGCGCACCACTACCTTATAGCGTCCGCGTTGGTTGAGTGTGTAGGCTACATAGCGCCCGTCGGGGCTAAGTTTCACTTGCCATAAGGCATATTTGTTGTTGCGGTTGCCATTGAGCACCTTATCGTATTTTATGGGCTCGTATTGCTTGCGGGCTTTGTCGCTTATTTCGGTGTAGAAGTTGCGCCACTCTTTGACCAAGTCGCGAAAGGGTTTGCCCAAAGTGTTTTGAAACGCCAGTTCCTCGTCGCGAGTGATGCGTGTCAGGTTTAAGATGCTTGCGATGTGGTGCTCGCCGTATTTTTGTGCTATAAAATTCCAAAACGACTGCCCCACCAAGGTAGCGTCATCGCCCACGCTGCGGTTGGGGTGCCTTATTTTGTTGCTGCGGATAGCCGTACGCATGTAATCATCCATTTCTTGACTCCAGCCGTAGGCAGCATAGGCACTCATGCCGCTCAAATACCATTCGGGCAGGTTGAAAATCTGTGCCGATTGCAGCATTTCGCGGAAACCGGTGCCGTACATCATCTCATTGAGCAGCACTTGGGCGATGCCCTTCGATATCTCTTGTTTGAAAGCGTAGAGACTGCCCGTAAAGGGTACTTCTATGATAGGACGTATAAAATTGACTTGCCCACCTATAGACAGCAGCTCGGTATTCAGTCCCACATTGCTTTGCATCAGGTCGGTAACCGAGTTGTAGATAAAGAGCCGTATTTTTTGCGTGGGACTATAGCCTATTAGGTCGGCAATGCGATTGAACTCTTCCTCTGCGTATAGAATGGCGAAGTCGGAAAGACGGCTGCCATATTCGTAATAATAAAACTCGAGATTGGGCGAGGTCTTGAAGCGCCATTCGAAGTCCTTGAACTGCACACGATTTTTATTGAAAGGGCGTTGGGTCATGCCTTCGATAAACTGCGCTTGGCTGTGCCACATTGGGCAAAACAAACAAAGGGTAAGGCAAATGATAAGCAAAGGATAAGTGATGCTTGTACGCTTCATTGCTTTGAAAAATATTTGGATATGTTTACTTCTTCGTGCAAAGGTTTTCGATTTTCAATATACTCATAAAATTTTTGAGCAAAAAAAGGTGCAA comes from Thermonema lapsum and encodes:
- a CDS encoding DoxX family membrane protein, producing the protein MMLKQRFDLPTLLLWGARFALGALMIWGGLHKFEPQPTAQEALQRIMEVSQKHPDKSSLMLYIYGMKQSGFAWQLLGLAELIGGVLLCLQGTALLGSAVLLPITLHIFLFHLFLEPDEPGEVLMSGLYFLANLLFIGIHYKQWKHLLWIKPWKSANEKQEVKV
- the yidD gene encoding membrane protein insertion efficiency factor YidD, whose translation is MRTLLIGIVRFYQVAISPWFPAACRYTPTCSQYMVEAIQKHGAWRGVWLGLKRIGRCHPWGGYGYDPVPEKEDKTGSGKG
- a CDS encoding HmuY family protein, whose protein sequence is MTTNITKIAGIVLVAVALTACKKDDAPAPVSKAEAKTITNLHAPNDVIDRQTGQVVEKKPFVKFSFAKGQAVADGEAWDIAFKGTTIIVNGGSTTLDEVTRNGQAAAAILTAVFDEVKAVPEATEWKQDSNENYAIPRGGGNGWYNYNPQTYVISPIPGRVLLFRDAAGKGYAKVEILSYYKDAPANPNPFQNESAYYTFRYVYQPAGVQFE
- a CDS encoding TonB-dependent receptor plug domain-containing protein, producing MKERLWVVGMLVATHVTQAQQLDSLIKEYELQEVVVSASRLQRELHTVSVPIQTINAEDILRAGYLRLQDALQEQTGLQLVYDHGVGLQMQGLDADYTLIMIDGEPLIGRTAGTFDLSRLNITDIKRIEIMRGPSSAVYGSEALAGVINIITEEEEALPWRLSGMARYGSRNTSNFQLKATTTSTKLSTSWSANYYGSAGYDFTPETYGQTAPPFMNYTLRGGVAYDLSPAWRVHTRVRLYEDFVKDAYESFGERFDGKGYVADKNVYTAVEWTPTGRAFWQFRNYFTTYHTSASYWQKDSGEETDHSFFRQLYWRPELFAKYDLAQEHTLSGGVGTNREQVSATRYEGTRRLYNLYAYAQHEWSRGRWHMHTGARFDHHSIYAGQLSPKWGIRYNQDRWSLRASVGRGYKAPDFRQLYLNFTNNAAGYTVLGTEEVRQGMERLLAQGLIAEILLPPSQVASLKPERSWALNVGGEWRPLQKMKVDVNLFRNMLQDMIDTQPVARRNNGQFVYSYRNLQEVITQGVELNVTYKLSTYWRLSAGYQYLDAFEPSVKERIRAGEIYKRDAQTLVSRRVKPEEYGGLFNRSRHSANLKVFYTHPRWEATMRLIYRGRYGWGDANGNLILDDKSEYVDAYVLCNMSFMYHLRRYTLQAGIDNATDFRNEAFVPALAPRTFWFAFQFDITNHKK